In Aspergillus oryzae RIB40 DNA, chromosome 6, one genomic interval encodes:
- a CDS encoding M20 family dipeptidase (metalloexopeptidases): MAPQLEPFFKQVDGLAESFIERLRKAVAIPSVSAQDENRKDVFRMAQFLASELEALGAEVHQRPLGKQPGKEHLDLPPVVIARYGNDKNKRTILVYGHYDVQPALKEDGWATEPFQLTVDNQGRMYGRGSTDDKGPVLGWLNVIEAHRKAGVELPVNLLCCFEGMEEYGSEGLEEFIQAESKGFFKDADAVCISDNYWLGTEKPCLTYGLRGCNYYSVGVTGPAQDLHSGVFGGSAHEPMTDLVHVMSKLVDTHGNILIPGIMDLVEPLTEEEKALYPNISYTMDDLHQSLGSKTSIHPTKERTLMARWRYPSLSLHGIEGAYSAPGAKTVIPAKVIGKFSIRTVPNMESEDVNKLVFDYIKAEFAKLNSKNTLDVWLQHDGKWWVASPKHWNFTAAGKAVKQVFGVEPDMTREGGSIPVTLSFEQATGKNVLLLPMGSSTDAAHSINEKLDKRNYIEGVKLLGAYLHYVAEEPMVAA, encoded by the exons ATGGCACCACAGCTGGAACCATTTTTCAAACA GGTTGACGGCCTTGCCGAATCTTTCATCGAGC GTCTGCGAAAGGCTGTTGCGATCCCTTCTGTTTCTGCACAGGATGAGAACAGAAAAGACGTTTTCAGA ATGGCTCAGTTTCTGGCCTCGGAGTTGGAGGCTCTTGGCGCTGAGGTGCATCAAAGGCCGCTGGGAAAACAACCTGGGAAGGAACACCTTGACCTACCCCCAGTTGTCATCGCTCGGTATGGCAATGATAAAAACAAGCGAACCATACTGGTTTACGGCCATTATGATGTCCAGCCAGCATTGAAGGAAGACGGATGGGCCACCGAGCCTTTTCAATTGACGGTTGACAACCAAGGAAGGATGTACGGCCGTGGAAGTACAGACGACAAAGGTCCCGTCTTGGGATGGTTGAACGTGATCGAAGCCCACAGGAAAGCTGGTGTTGAGCTGCCAGTCAACCTtctttgctgctttgagGGCATGGAGGAGTATGGCTCGGAAGGGTTGGAGGAATTTATTCAAGCTGAGAGCAAAGGCTTTTTCAAGGATGCGGATGCCGTCTGCATATCAGATAATTATTGGCTTGGAACAGAGAAACCCTGCCTTACCTATGGCCTGCGAGGCTGCAACTATTACTCTGTCGGTGTCACAGGGCCCGCTCAGGATCTTCATAGCGGAGTTTTCGGTGGGTCTGCCCATGAGCCTATGACAGATTTGGTCCATGTGATGTCTAAACTTGTCGATACTCATGGCAACATCTTGATACCCGGCATCATGGACCTTGTTGAGCCATtgacagaggaagaaaaagccctcTATCCCAATATCAGCTACACAATGGACGACCTCCATCAATCCCTGGGAAGCAAAACCAGCATTCACccaacgaaagaaagaacgcTCATGGCTAGATGGAGGTATCCATCTTTGTCCCTTCATGGCATCGAAGGCGCATATTCGGCGCCTGGCGCCAAAACAGTTATACCGGCGAAGGTCATTGGTAAATTCTCGATTCGGACTGTTCCCAACATGGAAAGCGAAGATGTGAATAAACTCGTCTTTGATTACATAAAGGCAGAATTTGCGAAGCTGAACAGCAAAAATACTTTGGATGTGTGGCTGCAGCATGATGGAAAATGGTGGGTTGCTAGTCCAAAACACTGGAACTTCACTGCCGCAGGCAAGGCGGTGAAGCAGGTATTTGGTGTTGAGCCAGATATGACACGTGAAGGTGGCAG CATTCCTGTCACCCTGAGCTTCGAGCAAGCGACAGGCAAGAACGTTTTGCTTTTGCCGATGGGTAGCTCAACTGATGCTGCCCATTCTATCAACGAGAAGCTTGATAAGAGGAACTACATCGAGGGGGTAAAATTGCTTGGTGCTTATCTCCACTATGTTGCAGAAGAGCCCATGGTGGCGGCATAG